A stretch of DNA from Noviherbaspirillum sedimenti:
TCTTCGTCGGCATCGAAGCTCAGCGAGGTGCTGGGATGGTCCATCAGGTTGCGGCCGACCATGTCGGAACTGTTGGCCAGGCCCTTGGGAAACTTGTCGCTGGCCGACAGCAGCAAAAGCCGCGGGCTTTCGATGCCGTTGGCGGCAACGATGAAGTTTTTTCCGGTGACGCGGTGGGACTTCTTGTCGGGGTCGAAGTACAGCGCAGCCGTAATCCGGCCCTGCGCATCGTGCTCCAGCTTGTAGACGTTGGCATTTGGCAGCAGCCTGGCGCCGGCCGCTTCGGCGGCGTCGGCCGACAGGCCGCCATGGTATTGCGCATCGATCGGGCAGATCGGCTGGCAACTGTTGTTGCCGCAGCAGGGCGGCCGGCCATCGTAAGTGCGGCTGTTGCGCGCGGTGGTATTGCCCACCACTTCGTAGACCGGCGCCAGCCGCTCGCGCAGGCGGCGCATCGCATACGGTTCGGCCACCGGTTCCATCGGAAACGGCTTGCTGCGCGGCGAGCCGGTATTGTCGGCGCCCGATACTCCCATGAGCTCTTCGGCTTCCTGGTAGAAGGGTTCGAGTTCTTCGTAGGTGAGCGGCCAGTCGACGCCGACGCCGTACAGGCTCTTGATCTTGAAATCATTCGGCACGTTGCGCCAGGCGTGCGCCGCCCAGTGCCAGGAAGTGCCGCCGACCTGGCGGATGTACTCGGCCAGATAGGGATAGGGGCCGGCCTGTTCCAGGTAACCGTTATCGGCCGGCAGGTAGATCGGGTGCGGCGCCCACGGCACGGATGGATAGGGCGACATCCAGTCGCTGCGGCGCGGAGAGTTGCGGAAGCGCGCGACCAGTTCGTCGCGTGTCACGCGTGGCCCGGCTTCCAGGATGATGACCGAGGCGCCCGCCAGCGCCAGCTTGCGCGCGGCGAGCGAGCCGATGATGCCGGAGCCGATGACGATGAAATCGGCGGTTAGCTGGTCTGCCATGCTGTGCTCCTCAACCTGGTTTTTTTGTCCAGCTGCCATACACGCCATAGCAGTAGGTGGGCGGTTTCAGGATATCCCCGACGACCTGCGCGTTGAGCGCATTCTCGAACGCCAGCACGCGCGCCTTCTCGCCGCTGCCGACAATGCCCAGGTACCAGGCGGTGACGATCTTGCGCGGCAGCGGCGCCAGCGGCGACTTTTCATCGTCCAGTACCTGCTGCAGTTGCAGCGGATCGATCTTGCGCTCGTTGATCAGTGCTAATAACGAGCGTGTCGACGCCGGAAAAGCGGCGTCGTCGGCGGTGAGGGCGTCGTACAGGCGCTTTGCCTGCTCAGCATCAAGCGACTGGCGACCGGCGAGGATGGCGGAGACCGCCAGGAATGCGCCGCGGTCGGCATCGACTACCGGCTGCGCCAGAGCCCAGGGAATCAGAGAGGCGGTATAGGCGCTCAACAATCCCGCCAGCAATACCCGGCGCGTCGGATCGGCGGGGGAGAGTCCTGTATCGTCGCGTTGCATGCTCAAGTTCAGCTCCCTAAAAATTGTGGCGCAGGCCCATCATCAAGACTGTCTGGCTGCGGCCGGAAGACGGCGTGCCGTTTTGCGAATCGCCGACCACTGCCACGGCATTGACGGGATTGCCGCTTCCCGCCTTGGCCAGGGTCTGACCATCGGCCCGCTGGTAAGCTTCCAGCAGGTAAAAGGCAGTGCGCTTGGAAAACGAATATGTTTGTTCCAATGAGAGTTGATGGTATTTCGCCGGATCGGAGATGCCGTTGGCGGCCCGTTCGCGCGTGTGGCTGTAGCCGGCGCTGACAAACCAGGGCGCAGAAAGCTGGTAGCTTGCGATTACCCCTGCGGTATTGAAGGTCGCCTTGTCCGTGAACAGGGAGCCGCCGCCTGGCCGATAGGCGACATTGGTCGCATTCGCGCCGAGCATCAGTTTGCCGATCGAATAGCGGGCCGCCGCGCCCAGATAGCGGATGGAATCGGCAGAAACATAACCGTTGTTGATCGCTGACATGCCGAAGGTGGCCGAGGCGGTCGGATCCCAGACGCCGGGAGCATTGCCGTTTTTGAGCTGCAAGTAGCCCAGCGCGAAATTCCAGTCGCGATAGTCGTATTTGAAGGCCGCGCTCACCGAGCTGCCACTGGCGTTGCTGCCGGGTTGTTCGCCAAAACCAGCCAGTACGCTGACCTGGGCGCCCGACCATAGCGGTGACGCATAGCTGATGGAATTGCTGATGCGGATCAGGGTGTCGAGTCCGTCGATGTCGCCCGGATGGGCGCCGGTGGCCCCGGTGAGAATGGAGGTGGGGCCGAGCGGGCCGACAAACAGGTAATACGGCGAATATTGGCGGCCGACGTTCAGCGTGCC
This window harbors:
- a CDS encoding GMC family oxidoreductase is translated as MADQLTADFIVIGSGIIGSLAARKLALAGASVIILEAGPRVTRDELVARFRNSPRRSDWMSPYPSVPWAPHPIYLPADNGYLEQAGPYPYLAEYIRQVGGTSWHWAAHAWRNVPNDFKIKSLYGVGVDWPLTYEELEPFYQEAEELMGVSGADNTGSPRSKPFPMEPVAEPYAMRRLRERLAPVYEVVGNTTARNSRTYDGRPPCCGNNSCQPICPIDAQYHGGLSADAAEAAGARLLPNANVYKLEHDAQGRITAALYFDPDKKSHRVTGKNFIVAANGIESPRLLLLSASDKFPKGLANSSDMVGRNLMDHPSTSLSFDADEDLWLGRGPQSPSSINVMRDGAFRSEHSPYRLDFTNISRVDGATRSLISQGVYGVELEKRLRHSAARELSVKNVLEVLPDPERRIMLGAEKDAMGIPKPRAHYSIDDYTRKGHERSKQDFARIAELMGGTNLRYSKEGDFANNQHICGTLSMGNDPKTSACDKWGRAHDHDNLFFASTGVMPTSSTCNSTENGLALALRTADHILAQQARRST
- a CDS encoding sugar dehydrogenase complex small subunit — protein: MQRDDTGLSPADPTRRVLLAGLLSAYTASLIPWALAQPVVDADRGAFLAVSAILAGRQSLDAEQAKRLYDALTADDAAFPASTRSLLALINERKIDPLQLQQVLDDEKSPLAPLPRKIVTAWYLGIVGSGEKARVLAFENALNAQVVGDILKPPTYCYGVYGSWTKKPG
- a CDS encoding porin, with the translated sequence MTLKSHVLLAGTIAIAAGICADAGAQTNVTLYGTVDVALMYVSNQNGSSKTKLRSGNLAASKFGLKGSEDLGSDTQAIFVLESGFDAVEFNSTGIFSRQTTLGLTNKHYGTLNVGRQYSPYYLFVGPLGPTSILTGATGAHPGDIDGLDTLIRISNSISYASPLWSGAQVSVLAGFGEQPGSNASGSSVSAAFKYDYRDWNFALGYLQLKNGNAPGVWDPTASATFGMSAINNGYVSADSIRYLGAAARYSIGKLMLGANATNVAYRPGGGSLFTDKATFNTAGVIASYQLSAPWFVSAGYSHTRERAANGISDPAKYHQLSLEQTYSFSKRTAFYLLEAYQRADGQTLAKAGSGNPVNAVAVVGDSQNGTPSSGRSQTVLMMGLRHNF